A genomic segment from Bacillus cereus G9842 encodes:
- a CDS encoding endonuclease yields the protein MLIPQVPFFGLDSKQIDLKWVEKGYGLEANIFDGTSLFDNSYTKRFSEVLSFVQTLNPSLLTLHFPTDNADYLNDEFIKKQLYEFINLAIKYNASGITVHANQFMNVAEFQNYNLLDNRKRIIEFFNMLDEEIKGTDIWIGVENLPIIGNLGDDFDPIFIYPEDFTDLVNLELSNVGITWDICHWTITYLTRLGISKLLRQEEIEYKDFHKYLSLMDYIKHFHFSSFKHLTIPYSEIRCYEGENPANGSIDESLLHETLLKVKNNTLDKNIGIVFEVQETDYTNRKRSWETLNWFHKNITGMQTKMNYLEI from the coding sequence ATGTTAATACCACAGGTCCCGTTCTTTGGTTTAGATAGTAAACAGATTGACTTAAAATGGGTTGAAAAAGGCTATGGATTAGAAGCAAATATTTTTGATGGGACATCTTTATTTGATAACTCATATACAAAAAGGTTTTCTGAGGTCCTGTCTTTTGTTCAAACCCTTAATCCATCCTTGTTAACGCTGCATTTTCCTACTGATAATGCAGACTATCTCAATGATGAATTTATTAAAAAGCAACTATATGAATTTATTAACCTTGCTATAAAGTATAATGCATCAGGTATAACAGTGCATGCTAATCAATTCATGAATGTCGCGGAATTTCAAAACTATAATCTTCTAGATAATAGAAAAAGGATTATAGAGTTCTTTAATATGCTAGATGAGGAAATAAAAGGGACTGATATATGGATTGGCGTTGAAAACCTACCCATTATTGGAAACTTGGGCGATGATTTTGATCCTATATTTATATATCCCGAAGATTTTACTGATTTGGTTAATCTGGAGTTATCTAACGTTGGAATAACATGGGATATATGTCATTGGACTATAACCTATCTTACACGTTTAGGTATTTCTAAATTATTAAGGCAAGAAGAAATTGAATATAAGGATTTTCATAAGTATTTAAGCTTAATGGATTATATTAAACATTTTCATTTTAGTTCTTTTAAGCATTTAACGATTCCTTATAGTGAGATACGTTGCTATGAGGGAGAGAATCCGGCTAATGGATCTATTGATGAAAGTTTATTACATGAAACTTTATTAAAAGTGAAGAACAATACTTTGGATAAAAACATAGGAATTGTATTTGAGGTTCAGGAAACTGATTATACGAATAGAAAGAGGTCATGGGAGACTCTTAATTGGTTTCATAAAAATATTACTGGTATGCAAACAAAAATGAATTATTTGGAGATATAA
- a CDS encoding DegT/DnrJ/EryC1/StrS family aminotransferase, whose product MVEFIPFYRPEINDEDIDRVVSALKSGWLSKGPKVIEFEENLKEYLNTEHVVSCNSGTAALHLALLSLGVGLEDEVIVPSFTFCSSVNVIMHVGAKPVFVDIDEENLCLDLQDVKRKITKKTKAIIAVHFAGYPAKLKELQKLCKEYGLFLIEDAAHALGTKYDNTLIGTHGDVICFSFYATKNITTGEGGALVTKNESIAEKARLYGWHGITKNAWNRYGEEGSWRYDVLLPGFKYNMMDLQASLGISQLKRADEMIEKRKRIAERYQEELKEVQEYITLPNYTNNPSVKHAWHLFVIKINSNSPVSRDQIIQEMKKRNIGLSVHFIPVHMHPYYEERFNVYLPKTEEIFNQIISLPLYSALTDNEVEHIITSLKSLYQLKIGR is encoded by the coding sequence ATGGTAGAGTTTATTCCTTTTTATCGACCGGAAATCAATGATGAAGATATAGATAGGGTAGTTTCTGCCCTTAAATCTGGATGGCTTTCAAAGGGGCCAAAAGTGATAGAGTTTGAAGAGAATTTAAAAGAATATCTGAATACTGAACATGTAGTAAGTTGTAATTCAGGGACTGCCGCATTACATTTAGCATTACTGTCTCTGGGAGTTGGATTAGAAGACGAAGTAATAGTTCCAAGTTTTACTTTTTGTTCAAGTGTAAACGTTATTATGCATGTAGGTGCAAAACCTGTATTTGTAGATATAGATGAAGAGAATTTATGTCTTGATCTTCAAGATGTTAAAAGAAAAATCACTAAAAAAACGAAAGCAATTATTGCAGTTCACTTTGCTGGATATCCGGCTAAATTAAAAGAACTTCAAAAACTATGTAAAGAATACGGACTGTTTTTGATAGAGGATGCAGCGCATGCATTAGGAACAAAATATGATAATACTTTAATTGGTACACATGGAGATGTTATTTGTTTCAGTTTTTATGCCACAAAAAATATAACAACAGGTGAAGGTGGAGCGTTAGTCACTAAAAATGAATCGATTGCTGAAAAAGCTAGATTATATGGTTGGCATGGTATCACCAAAAATGCATGGAATCGTTATGGTGAAGAAGGAAGCTGGCGTTATGATGTTCTATTACCTGGGTTTAAATATAACATGATGGATCTACAAGCTAGTTTGGGTATTAGTCAGTTAAAAAGAGCTGATGAAATGATTGAAAAACGCAAGAGAATAGCTGAAAGGTACCAAGAGGAATTAAAAGAGGTTCAAGAGTATATAACGTTACCTAATTATACTAACAATCCAAGTGTAAAACACGCATGGCATTTATTTGTTATAAAAATTAATTCTAATTCTCCTGTTAGTAGAGATCAGATAATTCAAGAAATGAAAAAGAGAAACATTGGGCTAAGTGTTCACTTTATTCCTGTTCACATGCATCCGTATTATGAAGAGAGATTTAACGTATATTTACCTAAAACGGAAGAGATATTTAATCAAATTATTTCATTACCACTGTATAGTGCTCTTACAGACAATGAGGTTGAACATATTATAACGTCTTTAAAAAGTCTATATCAATTAAAAATAGGGAGGTAA
- a CDS encoding PIG-L deacetylase family protein — protein sequence MNVLVFAAHPDDEIIGVGGTIAKHVKQGDDVHVVILAEGKSSRAKEYKELDLEVKNLSYKETEGACTTLGVKSFARLDFPDNRLDTLPLLDVVKEIENHIKKINPTIIYTQYGGDINIDHTVVYRAVMTATRPLPDTNIKWVFAYETLSSTEWNYNEKDKFLPNYFVNIEDHLEEKLSAMRHYESELREFPHPRSIEAMRHNAFVWGAKSGYQAAEAFMLVRGTW from the coding sequence ATGAATGTACTTGTATTTGCCGCTCATCCGGATGATGAAATAATTGGTGTTGGTGGAACAATAGCGAAACATGTGAAACAAGGTGATGATGTACATGTTGTAATACTTGCAGAGGGAAAATCTTCTAGAGCTAAAGAATATAAAGAGCTAGATTTAGAGGTTAAGAACTTATCTTATAAAGAAACAGAGGGGGCATGTACTACACTTGGTGTAAAAAGTTTTGCAAGACTAGATTTCCCTGATAATCGTCTTGATACATTACCCTTACTTGATGTAGTGAAAGAGATTGAAAATCACATTAAAAAAATAAATCCTACAATTATTTATACTCAATATGGTGGAGATATAAATATTGATCATACTGTTGTTTACAGAGCAGTAATGACAGCGACACGCCCTCTGCCAGATACTAATATCAAATGGGTATTTGCATATGAAACTTTATCTTCTACAGAGTGGAATTATAATGAAAAAGATAAGTTTCTTCCTAATTATTTTGTGAATATTGAAGATCATTTGGAGGAGAAATTAAGTGCGATGAGACATTATGAATCTGAGTTAAGGGAATTTCCTCATCCACGCTCTATAGAAGCAATGAGACATAACGCATTTGTATGGGGTGCCAAATCTGGATACCAAGCGGCTGAGGCATTTATGTTAGTAAGGGGGACATGGTAG
- a CDS encoding GNAT family N-acetyltransferase, translating into MELNNVDGISIEKSTSINMEEMELLLLADPSTEVVNGYLKKGDCFVLKKGAVTVGIMILIPTRTETIEIINIAVSEKEQGKGYGKYLLGFAIDYAKKEEYKTIEIGTGNSSLMQLGLYQKCGFRITSVDKDFFLRNYNEEIYENGIQCMDMIRLTQNL; encoded by the coding sequence ATGGAATTAAATAATGTGGATGGAATTAGTATAGAAAAAAGTACAAGTATTAACATGGAAGAAATGGAGTTATTGTTACTAGCTGATCCCTCAACAGAAGTAGTTAATGGATATCTTAAAAAGGGAGATTGTTTTGTTTTAAAAAAAGGTGCTGTTACTGTAGGTATTATGATTTTAATTCCTACCCGAACAGAAACGATTGAGATTATAAATATAGCAGTTTCCGAAAAAGAGCAAGGAAAAGGATATGGGAAATATTTACTTGGGTTTGCTATAGACTATGCTAAAAAAGAAGAATATAAAACTATAGAAATAGGCACAGGAAATTCTAGTTTAATGCAACTAGGCCTTTATCAAAAATGTGGTTTTAGAATAACCAGTGTGGATAAGGACTTTTTCTTACGAAATTATAATGAAGAAATATATGAAAATGGTATTCAATGTATGGATATGATTAGGTTAACGCAAAATTTATAA
- a CDS encoding GNAT family N-acetyltransferase, with the protein MEIEICTDAQYWDACMEEYNGSVFHSYEWGKLMELLPGVQFFPVLIETRDTVVLTPMYVQDGRLLGSLIGYGGPIIIGQDKIDFSVYESIINKKFENKIQKLLLPITINPFQSYSKEKWDYKETYMLDLPNRFEDLWTSCSGKARTSVRYARKQNVEVRPITVAELDEFYQLYQEHNTSIGASYSFSREFFYHLVLNLQEKILFLGAFLEEELISSSIFIMDKKVLYYWININNTEGKNSQSSYLLLNDAFELAIHNKLKYADLGYSHNKGIARPKIYWGAALKKCFCLKERI; encoded by the coding sequence ATGGAAATCGAAATATGTACTGACGCCCAATATTGGGATGCCTGTATGGAAGAATACAATGGTTCTGTATTTCATAGTTACGAATGGGGAAAGTTAATGGAATTATTACCTGGTGTTCAATTTTTCCCAGTACTAATAGAAACACGAGATACAGTAGTTTTAACTCCTATGTATGTACAGGATGGTAGGCTTTTGGGAAGTTTAATTGGTTATGGAGGTCCAATAATAATTGGCCAAGATAAAATAGATTTTTCAGTTTATGAATCCATAATAAATAAGAAGTTTGAAAATAAAATTCAAAAGCTTTTATTACCTATAACGATAAATCCTTTTCAAAGTTATAGTAAAGAAAAGTGGGATTATAAAGAAACTTATATGCTAGATCTACCAAATAGGTTTGAGGATTTATGGACATCGTGTTCTGGAAAAGCTAGGACAAGTGTTAGGTATGCACGTAAACAGAATGTTGAAGTTCGTCCTATAACTGTAGCGGAATTAGATGAGTTTTACCAATTATATCAAGAACATAATACAAGTATAGGAGCGAGTTATTCATTTAGTAGAGAGTTTTTTTATCATTTAGTTCTTAATTTGCAAGAAAAAATCCTTTTCTTAGGGGCATTCTTAGAAGAAGAATTAATTAGTTCCAGCATTTTTATAATGGATAAAAAGGTTTTATATTATTGGATTAACATTAACAATACCGAAGGGAAAAATTCACAATCTTCATATTTACTACTAAATGATGCGTTTGAATTAGCAATTCATAATAAATTAAAGTATGCGGATTTAGGATATTCACATAATAAAGGGATTGCTAGACCTAAGATATACTGGGGGGCAGCTTTGAAAAAATGTTTTTGTTTAAAAGAAAGGATTTAA
- a CDS encoding NAD-dependent epimerase/dehydratase family protein, which produces MKIGVIGGSGFIGKHVTKELLARGYEVVIFDKFKPSIDVPFKEIDILDIATLRENLIDVDGVIHLAALVGVDNCRLNEEDVVRVNFEGTKNIVQVCNENGIEKLLFSSSSEVYGDGVSVPFKENDIKIPKSAYGKAKLMSEDYLKEYASNSLKIRVVRYFNVYGSQQNDNFVISKFLKQAHSGEDITIYGDGQQIRCFSYISDIVNGTILAFEYEGENFADFNIGNNKPISMEELAIKINELMGNKSKIKFLDLGEEGVRNSSIEIFRRIPSIEKAKLFLNYQPIISLDKGLEIIIGEKYGNTVSIS; this is translated from the coding sequence ATGAAAATTGGGGTTATTGGTGGCAGCGGATTTATTGGTAAGCATGTTACAAAGGAGTTACTAGCAAGGGGGTATGAAGTAGTTATATTTGATAAATTTAAACCAAGTATTGATGTTCCTTTTAAAGAAATTGATATTTTAGATATTGCAACATTAAGAGAAAATCTTATTGATGTCGATGGGGTAATCCATTTAGCTGCATTAGTGGGTGTTGATAATTGCCGTTTAAATGAAGAAGATGTAGTGAGGGTGAACTTTGAAGGCACGAAAAATATTGTACAGGTTTGTAACGAAAATGGCATAGAAAAATTATTGTTTTCTTCCAGTTCGGAGGTATATGGGGATGGAGTGAGTGTTCCGTTTAAAGAAAATGATATTAAAATTCCAAAATCAGCTTATGGAAAAGCTAAATTAATGTCCGAAGATTATTTGAAAGAATACGCTAGTAATAGTTTAAAAATTAGAGTGGTTCGTTATTTTAATGTATACGGTTCACAACAAAATGATAACTTTGTAATTTCTAAGTTTTTAAAACAAGCTCATAGTGGTGAAGATATTACTATTTATGGAGATGGACAGCAAATTAGATGTTTTAGTTATATAAGTGATATTGTTAACGGAACTATACTAGCCTTTGAATATGAAGGAGAAAACTTTGCAGATTTTAATATTGGCAATAACAAACCTATATCTATGGAAGAACTAGCAATAAAAATTAATGAATTAATGGGCAATAAAAGTAAAATTAAATTTCTTGATTTAGGTGAAGAGGGAGTCCGAAATTCTAGCATTGAAATCTTTAGAAGAATCCCTTCAATAGAGAAAGCTAAATTATTTTTAAACTATCAACCAATTATTTCATTAGATAAAGGACTAGAGATAATAATAGGGGAGAAGTATGGAAACACAGTATCTATATCCTAA
- a CDS encoding WbqC family protein has translation MIISGHQPSYLPWYGFFEKIHKSDVFVFHDIAQFEKKGFLNRNRIKTSQGASWLTVPIQMKNYKEIPFNKLKIDNTQDWERKHWKAIRINYSNAPYFNVYKDYLENFYSEDWINLNDMNMNFIHFIIRELNIDTELYYVSDLEGITGKKSDFVLELCQKFNASTYYSGSLGQDYLDENDFENENIEIIYQRIRDYSYKQLFGEFIPHLSILDILLNCGPKETEKLIKGV, from the coding sequence ATGATTATTAGTGGCCACCAACCAAGTTATTTACCTTGGTATGGTTTTTTTGAAAAAATTCATAAATCAGATGTGTTTGTATTTCATGATATAGCACAATTTGAAAAAAAAGGTTTTTTAAATAGGAATCGTATTAAAACTTCACAAGGAGCGTCTTGGTTAACTGTTCCAATACAAATGAAGAATTATAAAGAAATTCCATTTAATAAGTTAAAGATAGACAATACTCAAGATTGGGAACGGAAGCATTGGAAAGCAATAAGAATTAATTATTCTAATGCACCTTACTTTAATGTATATAAGGATTATTTAGAAAATTTTTATTCGGAAGATTGGATTAATTTAAATGATATGAACATGAATTTTATTCATTTTATTATCCGTGAATTAAACATTGATACGGAACTATATTATGTATCAGATTTAGAGGGGATTACAGGTAAGAAAAGTGATTTTGTATTAGAGTTGTGTCAGAAATTTAATGCCAGTACTTATTATTCTGGAAGTTTAGGGCAAGATTATTTAGACGAAAATGATTTTGAGAATGAAAATATAGAAATTATCTACCAAAGAATAAGGGATTATTCCTACAAGCAATTATTTGGGGAATTTATACCACATTTATCTATTTTAGATATTTTACTAAATTGTGGACCAAAGGAAACAGAAAAATTAATTAAAGGAGTCTAA
- a CDS encoding nucleotide sugar dehydrogenase, with protein sequence MVTVLNNETKSLVVEKIANKNACIGYVGLGYVGLPSALKCLEVGYAVRGFDKNSVKIRKLERGISYISDIQDTEIQDALHTNRFFVSTEMDYINECDVVVICVPTPLERTSKQPDLTYIHSAVDEIVKYIKKGTLIILESTTYPGTTREEVLYKLEQKTNFKIGVDIFVAYSPERIDPANQSFSIQDIIKIVGGVTSNCTDCAAAFYSNLIKDIHKVSSPEVAETAKLLENTYRFINIAFINEMTQICNELNINIWEVIDASGTKPFGFQKFYPGPGVGGHCIPIDPIYFKWIANNKDLATKMIDVAREINENMPKYVLNRALQLLDDKDGKDILMVGVAYKKNVNDARESPALDIMNDLMIEDYNVDYYDPFIEELIVGDNTLKKSIDLNLSQLDKYTLIIVHTDHDCINFKLLNEVNCLILDTRNIFKDESVYKKNIISL encoded by the coding sequence ATGGTCACAGTATTAAATAATGAAACTAAAAGTTTAGTAGTTGAAAAAATTGCAAATAAAAATGCGTGTATTGGATATGTAGGCCTAGGTTATGTTGGACTACCATCGGCTCTTAAATGTTTAGAAGTAGGTTATGCGGTAAGAGGTTTTGATAAAAACTCAGTAAAAATAAGAAAACTAGAACGTGGAATAAGCTATATCAGTGATATTCAAGATACTGAAATCCAAGATGCTTTACATACAAATAGATTTTTTGTTAGTACAGAAATGGATTATATAAACGAATGTGATGTTGTAGTTATATGTGTTCCTACACCATTAGAAAGAACTAGTAAACAACCAGATTTAACATATATTCATTCAGCAGTTGATGAAATAGTTAAATACATTAAAAAAGGTACATTAATTATCTTAGAAAGTACTACTTATCCAGGTACTACAAGAGAAGAAGTTTTATACAAATTAGAACAGAAAACTAATTTTAAAATTGGTGTAGATATATTTGTAGCATACTCTCCAGAGCGAATCGATCCTGCAAATCAATCGTTTTCAATTCAAGATATTATAAAAATCGTAGGTGGAGTTACATCTAATTGTACCGATTGTGCAGCAGCTTTCTATAGTAACTTAATTAAGGATATTCATAAGGTAAGCAGTCCAGAAGTAGCAGAGACAGCTAAGTTATTAGAAAATACGTATCGTTTTATAAATATCGCTTTTATTAATGAAATGACACAAATTTGTAATGAGTTAAACATAAATATTTGGGAAGTAATTGATGCCTCAGGAACTAAGCCATTTGGATTTCAAAAATTCTATCCTGGCCCTGGCGTAGGAGGACACTGTATTCCGATTGATCCTATTTATTTTAAGTGGATTGCAAATAATAAGGATTTAGCAACAAAAATGATTGATGTGGCAAGAGAAATTAATGAAAACATGCCTAAGTACGTTCTTAATAGAGCACTACAGTTACTAGATGATAAAGATGGTAAGGATATTCTTATGGTTGGTGTTGCATATAAAAAGAATGTTAATGATGCTAGGGAATCGCCAGCTTTGGATATTATGAATGATTTAATGATAGAAGACTATAACGTGGATTATTACGATCCGTTTATAGAGGAACTCATTGTGGGCGATAACACATTGAAAAAATCTATAGATTTAAACCTAAGTCAATTAGACAAATACACTTTAATTATTGTTCATACGGATCATGATTGCATTAATTTTAAATTGCTTAACGAGGTAAATTGTTTAATTTTAGACACAAGAAACATATTTAAAGATGAATCAGTATATAAAAAAAATATTATAAGTTTGTAG
- a CDS encoding GNAT family N-acetyltransferase translates to MFIKTERLLIRKFEFKDWQAVHEYTSDINVMKYIPEGVFTEENTRNFVNENIGENAKNFPVVLINKDILIGHIVFHKYFGEHTYEIGWVFNPKYFNKGYASEAAQATLKYGFKEMKLHRIIATCQPQNIPSYRVMEKIGMRREGYFRKCIPHGNEWWDEYYYAILEEE, encoded by the coding sequence ATGTTTATAAAAACAGAAAGATTATTAATACGAAAATTTGAGTTCAAAGATTGGCAAGCTGTTCATGAGTATACATCAGATATCAATGTTATGAAATACATACCTGAAGGGGTTTTTACTGAAGAAAATACAAGGAACTTTGTGAATGAAAACATTGGTGAAAACGCTAAGAACTTTCCTGTAGTATTAATTAATAAAGATATTCTGATTGGTCATATAGTTTTTCATAAATATTTTGGTGAGCATACATATGAGATTGGTTGGGTGTTCAATCCAAAATACTTCAATAAAGGATATGCTTCTGAAGCAGCACAAGCTACATTGAAATATGGCTTTAAGGAAATGAAATTACATAGGATTATAGCTACATGTCAGCCACAAAATATTCCATCATATCGAGTGATGGAGAAGATTGGAATGAGAAGAGAAGGCTATTTTAGGAAGTGTATACCACATGGGAATGAATGGTGGGATGAATATTATTACGCTATTTTAGAAGAAGAGTAG
- a CDS encoding aminotransferase class V-fold PLP-dependent enzyme → METQYLYPKNPKKIKYPIYSSPWSISDHVFFLKSVYRPNDSKLKKSLQALYPDAEIVLTNSGTSALVVGLKYLKVAKGDEVILSNFNCPNVIEAILTVGAKPVLIDLNTNHSISLNKIKKHWNANTKAIILTHLYGCHDDLEIIDWARENNIYIIDDAAQAMFSYQNGKPVGSLGDIGILSFGGTKPIPSIGGGALLLNRTISELCDMGEEKKEEVILDYKNHLKTQLAIKIKKSRVLSLFTNYWRKLEILPSYNNSKLDSLPEKTEVINPKRMSIVRSLLIDKHLQKTKKILEINICNASLCYTMLQVIEEKYGVKIIFSAQNVYLNYFTIIFKESSDRYECSVHLAEKGIQTCWNYLPLSEIPIFSKYATESENIDYLWPRVLSIPFKYPLVNKDLKYICSQILKYLENKN, encoded by the coding sequence ATGGAAACACAGTATCTATATCCTAAGAATCCAAAGAAAATTAAGTATCCCATATATTCTTCTCCTTGGAGTATATCTGATCATGTATTTTTTTTGAAAAGTGTATATAGACCTAATGATTCTAAACTTAAAAAAAGTCTTCAAGCTCTTTATCCGGATGCAGAAATTGTATTAACTAATAGCGGTACATCTGCATTAGTAGTTGGTTTAAAGTACTTAAAAGTGGCAAAGGGAGATGAAGTAATTCTATCAAACTTTAATTGTCCTAATGTAATAGAAGCAATATTAACGGTGGGAGCAAAACCTGTATTAATTGATTTAAACACTAATCATTCAATTTCTCTTAATAAAATAAAAAAACATTGGAATGCTAATACAAAGGCAATTATTCTTACGCACTTGTATGGATGTCATGACGATTTAGAAATTATTGACTGGGCTAGAGAAAATAATATTTATATCATCGATGATGCTGCACAAGCAATGTTTTCTTATCAAAATGGAAAGCCAGTTGGTAGTTTAGGCGACATTGGTATTTTAAGTTTTGGGGGAACTAAACCGATCCCAAGTATTGGGGGAGGAGCGTTACTTCTTAATCGTACAATAAGTGAATTATGTGACATGGGTGAAGAAAAGAAGGAAGAAGTAATTTTAGATTATAAGAATCATTTAAAAACACAATTGGCTATAAAAATAAAAAAGAGTAGAGTACTGAGTTTATTTACTAATTATTGGAGGAAATTAGAGATTCTGCCCTCCTATAATAATAGTAAATTAGATTCTTTACCGGAGAAAACGGAAGTTATAAATCCAAAAAGAATGTCTATAGTACGTTCATTGTTAATTGATAAACACCTACAGAAAACAAAGAAGATTTTAGAAATAAATATATGCAACGCTAGTCTGTGTTATACAATGCTGCAGGTAATTGAAGAAAAGTATGGCGTTAAGATTATATTTTCAGCTCAGAATGTTTATTTAAACTATTTTACCATTATATTCAAAGAATCATCTGATAGATATGAGTGTTCTGTACATTTAGCGGAAAAAGGTATACAAACTTGTTGGAATTACTTACCCCTGAGTGAGATCCCTATTTTTTCGAAGTACGCAACTGAGTCAGAAAATATAGATTATTTATGGCCAAGGGTATTATCAATACCTTTTAAATATCCTTTAGTGAATAAGGACCTTAAGTATATATGTAGTCAAATTCTGAAATATTTAGAGAATAAGAATTAA
- a CDS encoding M28 family metallopeptidase: protein MKKLTLIKKLIVTFGILLLFLFSNLSEDVILVHAMTKNDQSSLMSDKVRASRAIEHTRFLSEKIGPRPSGTKEEHKAATYIGDTLKKLGYEVEYQAFPVSDQYIGSISFSVYGEKEWQVGAASNASIPKDPVVGPVVSIGKENDIKNSPEPIHGKIVLLEQADTYEKYNEQVEYAVEKGAKAVLLYSTIGDRGNYGEAFNPVLKKKQSIPVFGLAYNQGIRMKDKIVHNKNIVSLKAKHEMNLSSLNVIAKKKPKYKTDNEDVAIMSAHYDSVIGAPGANDNASGVGLLLELAYNFKDIEINKEIQFIAFGAEENESLGAYHYVNQLSTTDKKHILGVFNADMIATSYQQAKDLYAMTLDGSQNEVTNTAVATSKALGKSVVLTGKFDSSDHVPFYEAGISSALFIWMDVESWNPLIYHVEKVFHTPQDTVLENISPQRMQEALEIIGTSLYYFIKR from the coding sequence ATGAAAAAACTAACTCTTATAAAGAAGCTTATTGTAACTTTTGGGATTTTGTTGCTTTTCCTTTTTAGTAATTTATCTGAGGATGTAATACTAGTACATGCTATGACTAAGAACGACCAAAGTTCTCTCATGTCAGATAAGGTTCGTGCTAGTCGAGCTATTGAACATACACGTTTTCTGTCTGAGAAAATTGGTCCACGTCCAAGTGGGACTAAGGAAGAACATAAAGCAGCTACATACATTGGAGATACATTAAAAAAATTAGGGTATGAAGTTGAGTATCAGGCCTTTCCTGTATCAGATCAATATATTGGGAGTATCTCTTTTAGTGTGTATGGAGAAAAAGAATGGCAAGTTGGAGCAGCATCTAATGCATCTATACCTAAAGATCCTGTCGTAGGGCCGGTAGTTTCTATAGGAAAAGAGAACGATATTAAAAATTCACCTGAGCCAATTCATGGGAAAATAGTATTACTGGAACAAGCTGATACGTATGAGAAATATAATGAACAAGTTGAGTATGCAGTAGAAAAGGGAGCAAAAGCTGTATTGTTATATAGTACGATTGGGGATAGAGGCAACTATGGAGAAGCCTTTAACCCAGTTCTAAAAAAGAAACAATCAATACCTGTATTTGGGCTTGCTTATAATCAGGGAATTAGAATGAAAGATAAAATAGTGCATAATAAAAATATAGTTAGTTTAAAGGCAAAACATGAAATGAATTTGAGTTCATTAAATGTTATTGCGAAAAAAAAGCCCAAATACAAGACAGATAATGAGGATGTAGCAATAATGAGTGCTCATTATGATAGTGTTATCGGAGCACCTGGAGCAAATGACAATGCTTCTGGCGTAGGACTTTTATTAGAGTTAGCATACAATTTTAAAGATATAGAGATTAATAAAGAAATTCAATTCATAGCGTTTGGAGCAGAAGAAAATGAATCCTTAGGTGCTTACCATTATGTTAATCAGTTATCTACAACAGATAAGAAACATATTCTAGGGGTTTTTAATGCAGATATGATAGCGACAAGTTACCAACAGGCTAAGGACTTATATGCAATGACACTAGATGGCTCTCAAAATGAAGTAACAAATACTGCAGTAGCTACTAGTAAAGCATTAGGGAAATCGGTTGTATTAACTGGAAAGTTTGATTCTAGTGATCATGTACCATTTTACGAAGCTGGAATTTCCTCAGCACTATTTATTTGGATGGATGTAGAGAGTTGGAATCCCCTAATTTATCATGTTGAAAAGGTATTCCATACACCTCAAGACACCGTTTTAGAAAATATTTCTCCTCAACGTATGCAGGAGGCACTAGAAATTATAGGGACAAGTTTATATTATTTTATCAAAAGATAG